One segment of Pseudomonas pohangensis DNA contains the following:
- a CDS encoding recombinase family protein, which translates to MPDGKVKCYSYIRWSSEQQSSGTTLERQLHTARRIAAENGLELVELIDKGISAFKGKNQKEGALGAFIEAVESKAIPSDSWLVVENLDRLSRENIITAQQLFMRLIGLGVTVVTGMDNRIYTRESINSNPTELMVSILYFARAHEESKTKSKRTYGNAQAIIRKYEAGERSPEGYAYAIKSVGNNMWWSDCSDGTVKPHPIYYPIAQEIVGLILKGWGSYKIVGYLNERYPVPPQNKKDVWSYNLVANFHKRRALFGEKTLEVDGQTYVLPDYYPALIDEDIFYRMAHIKKDKISKSTAIVFKPLVSGLNILKCGDCGGNMYAFAHRQKSLRYICGTGQANRGCRAWSFNATWIEDSLLRLAANHVFRPIDMGTDFDVEEKALREKLLDRQKQLGRLVDAISEGAAPASIVKRIGVMEQDVDKLKREIEIAALNKQMQTKETVEWDVVDETALDFSQDEIRENLRFRISNAVEKIVCHQVKQRHVFFQITFINGKSIMAYRTPQALAFDGGAWVKLGDYFGAKVPVSEQETAVFGMVENEQPFVDEMEAFDEFAEYAISPSEFSGYDGYRYAGLYDVSIEIVKAYENGATFKELEADILRVQHLAEWADGVKDAPKIIEDQYQVLKHPDPKKVVKKPKPEIYYVEGAVFRSEIVPVWQKGA; encoded by the coding sequence ATGCCTGACGGAAAAGTTAAGTGTTACTCCTACATTCGGTGGTCGAGCGAGCAACAATCTTCGGGTACAACCCTAGAGCGGCAGCTACATACTGCGCGACGGATAGCTGCTGAAAACGGGCTTGAGCTTGTTGAGTTGATAGACAAAGGCATCAGCGCGTTCAAGGGGAAAAATCAGAAGGAGGGTGCGCTTGGTGCGTTCATCGAAGCAGTCGAGAGCAAGGCAATCCCATCAGACAGCTGGCTTGTTGTAGAGAATCTGGATCGGTTGTCACGTGAGAACATAATAACGGCTCAGCAGCTTTTTATGAGGCTGATTGGGTTGGGCGTAACAGTCGTAACGGGCATGGATAACCGCATCTACACAAGAGAAAGCATCAACAGCAACCCAACAGAATTGATGGTTTCGATCCTTTATTTTGCAAGGGCGCACGAGGAATCGAAAACAAAATCGAAGCGTACCTACGGCAATGCGCAGGCAATAATCAGAAAATATGAAGCGGGTGAAAGATCGCCGGAAGGCTATGCGTACGCCATCAAATCAGTTGGCAATAACATGTGGTGGAGTGATTGCAGTGATGGCACGGTGAAGCCGCACCCGATTTACTATCCCATTGCACAAGAAATTGTGGGGCTGATTTTGAAGGGGTGGGGGAGCTACAAGATAGTCGGCTACCTTAACGAAAGGTATCCGGTGCCTCCGCAAAATAAAAAAGATGTGTGGTCTTACAATCTTGTCGCAAATTTTCACAAGCGCCGCGCATTGTTTGGTGAAAAGACACTTGAGGTAGACGGGCAAACGTACGTGCTGCCTGACTACTACCCTGCGCTGATTGATGAAGACATCTTTTACAGAATGGCACACATCAAGAAAGACAAAATATCCAAATCAACAGCAATAGTCTTCAAGCCGCTTGTGTCTGGATTGAACATTCTCAAGTGCGGTGACTGCGGCGGTAACATGTACGCATTTGCACACCGGCAAAAAAGCCTACGTTACATTTGCGGCACAGGGCAGGCGAATCGCGGGTGTAGAGCTTGGTCTTTTAACGCTACGTGGATTGAAGACAGCCTGTTAAGACTTGCTGCAAATCATGTGTTTCGCCCGATTGATATGGGTACAGACTTCGATGTTGAAGAAAAGGCATTAAGAGAAAAGTTGCTGGACAGGCAGAAGCAGCTCGGGCGTCTAGTAGATGCAATCAGCGAAGGAGCAGCACCCGCGAGCATCGTTAAACGCATTGGTGTAATGGAACAAGATGTAGATAAATTGAAGCGCGAGATAGAGATTGCGGCACTTAACAAGCAGATGCAAACGAAAGAAACGGTTGAATGGGATGTCGTTGACGAAACAGCTTTGGATTTCTCGCAAGATGAAATACGAGAAAATTTAAGGTTCAGAATCAGTAATGCTGTTGAAAAAATCGTCTGCCACCAAGTGAAGCAACGTCATGTCTTTTTCCAGATTACGTTCATTAACGGAAAGTCAATAATGGCGTACCGAACGCCACAGGCGCTTGCGTTTGATGGTGGGGCATGGGTGAAGCTTGGGGACTACTTCGGAGCTAAGGTGCCCGTATCTGAGCAAGAGACTGCTGTATTTGGAATGGTGGAGAATGAACAGCCGTTCGTTGATGAAATGGAAGCATTTGACGAATTTGCAGAATACGCTATCTCTCCAAGTGAGTTTTCAGGCTATGACGGCTACAGATACGCAGGACTCTATGATGTTTCGATTGAGATAGTAAAAGCATACGAAAACGGTGCGACCTTTAAAGAATTAGAAGCGGATATTTTGAGGGTGCAGCACTTGGCTGAGTGGGCAGATGGCGTAAAAGATGCACCGAAAATCATTGAGGATCAGTACCAAGTGCTAAAGCACCCCGATCCAAAGAAAGTCGTGAAAAAGCCCAAGCCTGAAATCTACTATGTCGAAGGCGCTGTGTTCAGAAGCGAGATAGTGCCGGTGTGGCAGAAGGGAGCCTAG